The following DNA comes from Thermomicrobiales bacterium.
TCGACCGCTTCGACGACGCCATTGCCACCGTTCGCGCCGGAAAAGGGCTGAAAGTGCAGGTTACCCCCGGCGCCTGAGCGCAGCGGAGGGCCGAGCTAATCTGGCGCGATCAGCTCATTCCCCGAAACCACCTCGGCGTACCACTTGCCGGACCGCTTCACGATCCGCTCCTGCGTCGCGTAGTCGACATAAATCAATCCGAACCTGGTGCGATACCCTTCCGCCCATTCGAAGTTGTCCATCAGCGTCCAGACGAAATACCCCTTGACCGGCACACCGTTCTCGATCGCCGTGTGCAGGGCCGCCAGATGATCGTGGATATACCGGACACGCTTGCGGTCGTCGATCGCCCCATCCACGACCCGATCTTCGAACGCGGCGCCGTTCTCGAAGATGTACTGCGTTTTCCAGACATCGCCGTAGTCGTTCTGGATGCGGGTCACGGTATCGATCAGACCGGACGGCTCGATGATCCAGTCCAGGGCAGTGCGCGGCAGATTCGCCGGCTTGATCCTGCGGGAATAGAGGGGCGGCTCGGGAGCCGCCTCGATGTACTCCCCGTTGTAGAAGTTCACTCCCATGAAATCGGTCGGCGCCGCGATGATCTCCATGTCGTTCTGCCCAATCTCCGGCCAGACCTCCCGGAACAGATCGACCATGTCATCCGGATAGCCGCGGCCCGCCAGCGGATCGAACCAGACGCGGTTGCGCAATCCGTCCTCCCGCTGGGCGGCGTCCAGGTCTTCCTGACTGTCGCCATAGGGATAGAACGTGGTTGGGTTGAGGCAGATCCCTGCTTCGGCATCGGGCACATTCGCGCGAATCACCGGCATTGCCAACCCATGCGCCAGCAACAGGTGATGCATCACCTGCAATCCTTCTCGCAGGTTCTGGCGCCCCGGCGCATGCACGCCGACCACATACCCCAGCACTGCGCTGCACCACGGCTCATTGAGCGTGATCCAGCGTTTCACCCGATCGCCGAAGCGGCGCGTCACCACATCGGTGAACTCCGCAAACGCGGCGGTGGTGTCCCGGTTCACCCAGCCGCCCTGGTCGTACAACGCGGACGGCAAATCCCAGTGATGCAGCGTCACCCACGGCTCGATACCGCTCTCCAGCAACCCCTCGATCAACCGATCGTAGAAATCGAGCCCTCTCGGTTCGATACGGCCAGTCCCTTCGGGCAAGATCCGCGGCCAGGAGAGCGACAGCCGGTAGTTCGGCAACGCGATATCGCGCATGAGCCCGATATCCTCCCGCCAGCGGTGATAGTGATCGCAGGCGATATCGCCCGTCTCCCCATTCACCACCTTGCCCGGGGTATGCGTGAAAACGTCCCAGATCGACGATCCGCGCCCGTCTTCCTGCACAGCTCCTTCGATCTGATACGACGCCGTCGCCGCCCCCCACGCGAACCCGTCCGGAAACATCTCACCAGCCACGTTCTTTCCTCCCGTCGATCGTCATGGATGGAGCATAGCAGGCGGCATGCAGCACGCAGCACGCACCTGCCGGTGACGGCTCAGGAGCCCAGCAAGGAAGGACGAATCCTCGACATCGATTGAGCGGCGCGTTGAGCGCCAGACCTGTGCCAAGCGCTCAGGGCGAGCGCGCTATCCGTCGATCTCGACGGTCGCGCCGATGATGACGCACGCGTTGCCCGGGAGCGCTGCCATCCCTGGAGAAACGCGCGCGTGGCGCCCGATCTCTTCACCGAAGAGCTCCAGGATGAACTCCGAAAAGCCATTCGTGACCGCGCTGGTCTGGGCGAAGCCGGGATCGGCGTTCACCATGGCGGTGACCGAGAGCCATGCCGTCACGCGGTCGAGATCGCCGATCTCGCGCTGCAACGTGCCGAGCAGGGCAAGCGCGCATCCCTTGGCCGACTCCCTGGCTGCCTCGATCGAAACCTCGGACGGCACCTTGCCAAACGGCCCCGCGCTGGTTCCATCGGCATTGCGGGCGCCCTGACCGGAGAGGTAGGCGATTCCGTTGCGCACGCGAATGTAGTGCGGCGGCGAACTCCCCGGCGCCGACTTCACCTCCGGGGGCAACACCAGCCCCATCGCCGCGAGCTTTTCCTCGATGTGCATCCAGACCTCCATCTCGACAAAACAGAGGGCGCGATTTCTCGCGCCCCCTTTCACAATCCAAATCTGCGTGCTGACAGCCGCGTGCTGCCTGCCGCGTTACCGCTCCGGACCGCCCTCGGCGATGAAGAGTTCGGCCGGAACCGTGCTCATGGTCGTGAACGACGGCCAGTGCATAGCGGCGATGCCGTTGGCATCCGGCGCCTTGAAGTCGCCTGCCACCCACGGCTTGATGAACTGCACCTCGGCGCCGTGGTAGACGAAGACCGCCGGCACATCCTCGACCAGGATGCGTTCCGCATCCTGGAACATCTTGATGCGCTCTTCGGAATCGCCCAGGAACTCCGCCGCCGCGCGCACGCCAGCGTCGAAGTCCGGATTCGACCACGAATGACGGCCGCCCGAGAGCCAAACGCTCAGCATGTTGAACGGATCGAAGAAGTCCATTCCGTAGCGGATGAACCCGAGCGATATTTGCGTCGGCTTGGCGGTCAACGCAGCCATGTAGCCCTGCGAGTCCTGGCTGACGACTTCGACATCGATGTTCAGGTTTTCCTTGATCATCGCGGCAATCGCCTGGCCCACCGTCTCCTCGAGCGGAGTTGGAGCGCGCAGCATGAGCTGCTGGGTCGGGAAGCCCTCGCCGTCCGGATAACCGGCTTCGGCCAGCAGCGACTTCGCCAGCTCGGGATCGTAGGCCTGGATGTCCGCCACCGCTGCGGTCTGGTTGCCGGGGAAGCCGGGCGCCAGCCATGAATAGGCCGGAACACCGTTCGGTCCAAGCACGCTCGCCTTGAGCGCGTCGCGGTCGATCGCATGGCTCCAGGCCTGGCGAACCTTGATGTCGGTCCATGGCTCCGAGGTCACGTCGAAGAAGACATAATAGGTCGGGAAGTCGCCCACGCCCGAGTAGATCTCGGCCGCGGTCGTCTCGTCTCCCTGCATGATCGTCAACGCGGCCGGAGCCGGGTTGGCGTAGAAATCGATCTCATCGGCCTGATACATCGCGAAGTAGTTGTCCGGCGAGGTCAGCTTGCAGCGCACCTCATCGACCAGACCAGGCAACGTGCCGGTGTAGGCCTCGTTGCGGACATAGCGGACCTCCTGGTCCGGCAGCCACTCGGAGAGAATGTACGGACCGGCCGAGATCGCCGTCGCCGGATCGGTGTTGTAGAACAACCCGTTGGCTGCCAGTCCGGCCGCCGACAGCGGCAGGGAATAGAGCAGCATGGCCGGCAGATAGGGGGCGGGCGCAATCGTCTCGAAGACCAGCTCGTACTCGTTCGCGCCCAGGCGCACACCGATCTGATCGACCGGCATCTCGCCGGCTGTCGCCTCGGTCCAGTTCTTGAGCACACCCTGGAAGTACCAGGTGAAGTCCCAGGCGGATTCCGGATTCGCAGCGTTCTGGAAGGTCGCGACCCAGTCGTTCGCGGTCAGCGGGTTGCCGTCGCTCCACATCAGACCTTCCCGGATCTTGAAGGTCCAGGTCATGCCGTCTTCGGAGCCTTCCCACGACTCGGCGGCCGCTGGCTCGATACCGAATTCCTTATTGACACGCACCAGCGGTTCGCTGAAGAGGTCGGCCACGCCAACCCGCTGGTAGACATAGACGTAGAAATCGATCACCTTGGCGACCGACGCATCGGACACCATGACCAACACCTGATGCTCCGCTGGTGTTGGTTCCTCGTCCTGCGCTCCCTGCCGGGCTATGCGGCCGGATCCAGACGGCGCCGCCGACGTGCCGCGCAGCATTCCGCCACCGAAAATGCCGAGTCCCGCGGCCATCGAGCTTCCGATAACCGTGCGCCGGGTGATGGGATGTTGCAAGACGAACCCCGGCTTGACTTCGTTCTGACCGTCGTTGTCAGTCATGTTTGCTCCTTTGCGCCGGAACTGACTGGGACGTCCAGCAACAGCACCGGCGGGTTGACGCAAAAGTGAATCAATTCTGGCGCGGGTCGAGCGCGTCGCGCAAGCCGTCGCCAAGGAACGCGAACCCGATCACCGTGAGCGCAATCGCCAGGGTCGGGAAGAGTCCCAGATACCAATAGAGCTGGATGTACTGCCGGCTGTCGGCCACCATCTTGCCCAGGCTTGGCACCGGTTCGTTGATTCCGAGTCCCAGAAAACTCAGCCCTGCTTCGGCAAAAATGGCAGTCGGCATCAACAGCGTGATGGCAATGATCAGCGGCGGAACCGCGTTCGGCAGCAGGTGCTTGACCGCAATATGAAACTTGGTGGCTCCCAGCGCTTCGGACGCTTCGACAAAGTCGCGTTCGCGCAGGGTCAGCATCTGCGCTCTGGTCAACCGGCACACGCCAACCCAGGTCGTCACGCCGATCACGAAGACCACATTCAGCACCTGATTGCTGAAGAGGAAGTCCGTCACTCCGCTGTTGACGACCGAAAGAAGGAAGATGGCAAACAGCAGACCAGGAAAAGCAGTCATGATCTCGATGATGCGCATGATGACGAAGTCGGTGGCGCCACCACGCAACCCGGCCGCGATCCCCAGTGGAATCCCGATGGCGCATGCCACGATCACCGCCAGGAACCCAACCATGTACGAGGTGCGAATCCCGTACACCACGCGGCTCAGATAGTTGTGTCCGATCTGATCGGTGCCCATCGGATATTCCCGGCTGGGGAAGAGATTCACCGCCAGCAGGTCCGCCTTGGAATAGTGCGTCGGGGCGATCCATGGCGCGAAGATCGCCACCGCGAGCAGGAGCAGCACGATCACCAATCCCACCATGCCCAACTTCTGCCGCTTGAACCGGTCGACCGCCAGCTGAAAATTGGTGCGGTATCGCCGTCCGGTTTGGGCTTCGCTTTGGTCGATGAGCGCCGGCTGCTGAATGTCGCCGGAGAGCTCGATGGGGTCCATCATCCGACACGCCCTCCCACCAGCCGCACGCGCGGATCGAGCACGGTGTAGAGGAGATCGGTGATCAAATAGGTCACGCCCCAAAGCGCCGCAATCAGCAAGGTAAGCGCCAGGATCATCGGGTAGTCGCGGCTGATCGTGCTCGTGACGAAGTAGGAGCCCAGGCCCGGGATGTTGAAAATCGCCTCGATGAAAATCGAGCCGGTCAGGATGTTGGGAATCTCCGGCAGCAGCACCGTTACCCAGGGAATCGCGGCATTCCGCGCGATATGCCCGGCCATGATGCGCTTTTCGTTCAACCCCTTGGCGCGCGCCGTGCGCACGTAGTCCGAGCGCATTGTTTCGATCAGGGTCAGCCGGGTATAGCGCGCCACCAGCGCCATCGGCGCCAGCGAATAGGCGATGACCGGCATGATGTAATGCTTCGGCTCACCCCACCCCCCGGTGGGCAACAGGTCCCAGCGCACACTGAGCATCAACACCAGCCAGGTGCCGATCACCCAGCTTGGAACCGTCAACCCCAGGGTGCCAACCGTCGTCACCAGGTAGTCGATCCAACTATTTTGCCGGGTTGCGGCAATCACTCCCAACAACGTGCCGAAGGTATAGGCAATGATGATCGTCGGGATGCCAATGGCGATCGTCACCGGCCAGCGGCTGGCGATTAGCCCTGTCACGGTTTCGGTCGGGCGTTGGAACGGCACACCGAAATCGAGTCGAACCGCATGCCACATATAGCGCAGATACTGCTCGTAGAGGGGCTCGTTCAGCCCGTACTTTTCCATCTGCGCCATGCGGGTCGCTTCCGGCAAGCGGCGCTCGCCGATATCGAACGGGCCGCCCGGCACGGCATGCATCAGCAGGAACGCAATCAACGAAACTGCGAACAGCACGAAGACAAGACTCAGGAGCCGCCCGAGAATGTAGCGTCCCAACAGCGTCCTCCTGTTGCAAAGCCAACTTCGTTACTGAGAATTGCGCCTGTGGAGCGCCAGTCTAGCACGGCAACCTGAGGATTGCGGTAAGACGGCGGCGTTGCACGACCCCGAGCCGCTTCGTTCGTGGGTGCATCCACGTGGTCCATACCTGACTC
Coding sequences within:
- a CDS encoding GH1 family beta-glucosidase; this translates as MAGEMFPDGFAWGAATASYQIEGAVQEDGRGSSIWDVFTHTPGKVVNGETGDIACDHYHRWREDIGLMRDIALPNYRLSLSWPRILPEGTGRIEPRGLDFYDRLIEGLLESGIEPWVTLHHWDLPSALYDQGGWVNRDTTAAFAEFTDVVTRRFGDRVKRWITLNEPWCSAVLGYVVGVHAPGRQNLREGLQVMHHLLLAHGLAMPVIRANVPDAEAGICLNPTTFYPYGDSQEDLDAAQREDGLRNRVWFDPLAGRGYPDDMVDLFREVWPEIGQNDMEIIAAPTDFMGVNFYNGEYIEAAPEPPLYSRRIKPANLPRTALDWIIEPSGLIDTVTRIQNDYGDVWKTQYIFENGAAFEDRVVDGAIDDRKRVRYIHDHLAALHTAIENGVPVKGYFVWTLMDNFEWAEGYRTRFGLIYVDYATQERIVKRSGKWYAEVVSGNELIAPD
- a CDS encoding RidA family protein translates to MHIEEKLAAMGLVLPPEVKSAPGSSPPHYIRVRNGIAYLSGQGARNADGTSAGPFGKVPSEVSIEAARESAKGCALALLGTLQREIGDLDRVTAWLSVTAMVNADPGFAQTSAVTNGFSEFILELFGEEIGRHARVSPGMAALPGNACVIIGATVEIDG
- a CDS encoding peptide ABC transporter substrate-binding protein; translation: MTDNDGQNEVKPGFVLQHPITRRTVIGSSMAAGLGIFGGGMLRGTSAAPSGSGRIARQGAQDEEPTPAEHQVLVMVSDASVAKVIDFYVYVYQRVGVADLFSEPLVRVNKEFGIEPAAAESWEGSEDGMTWTFKIREGLMWSDGNPLTANDWVATFQNAANPESAWDFTWYFQGVLKNWTEATAGEMPVDQIGVRLGANEYELVFETIAPAPYLPAMLLYSLPLSAAGLAANGLFYNTDPATAISAGPYILSEWLPDQEVRYVRNEAYTGTLPGLVDEVRCKLTSPDNYFAMYQADEIDFYANPAPAALTIMQGDETTAAEIYSGVGDFPTYYVFFDVTSEPWTDIKVRQAWSHAIDRDALKASVLGPNGVPAYSWLAPGFPGNQTAAVADIQAYDPELAKSLLAEAGYPDGEGFPTQQLMLRAPTPLEETVGQAIAAMIKENLNIDVEVVSQDSQGYMAALTAKPTQISLGFIRYGMDFFDPFNMLSVWLSGGRHSWSNPDFDAGVRAAAEFLGDSEERIKMFQDAERILVEDVPAVFVYHGAEVQFIKPWVAGDFKAPDANGIAAMHWPSFTTMSTVPAELFIAEGGPER
- a CDS encoding ABC transporter permease gives rise to the protein MMDPIELSGDIQQPALIDQSEAQTGRRYRTNFQLAVDRFKRQKLGMVGLVIVLLLLAVAIFAPWIAPTHYSKADLLAVNLFPSREYPMGTDQIGHNYLSRVVYGIRTSYMVGFLAVIVACAIGIPLGIAAGLRGGATDFVIMRIIEIMTAFPGLLFAIFLLSVVNSGVTDFLFSNQVLNVVFVIGVTTWVGVCRLTRAQMLTLRERDFVEASEALGATKFHIAVKHLLPNAVPPLIIAITLLMPTAIFAEAGLSFLGLGINEPVPSLGKMVADSRQYIQLYWYLGLFPTLAIALTVIGFAFLGDGLRDALDPRQN
- a CDS encoding ABC transporter permease; its protein translation is MGRYILGRLLSLVFVLFAVSLIAFLLMHAVPGGPFDIGERRLPEATRMAQMEKYGLNEPLYEQYLRYMWHAVRLDFGVPFQRPTETVTGLIASRWPVTIAIGIPTIIIAYTFGTLLGVIAATRQNSWIDYLVTTVGTLGLTVPSWVIGTWLVLMLSVRWDLLPTGGWGEPKHYIMPVIAYSLAPMALVARYTRLTLIETMRSDYVRTARAKGLNEKRIMAGHIARNAAIPWVTVLLPEIPNILTGSIFIEAIFNIPGLGSYFVTSTISRDYPMILALTLLIAALWGVTYLITDLLYTVLDPRVRLVGGRVG